Genomic DNA from Novosphingobium sp. TH158:
GCGTCGGGCCGATTTCCGCACCTTCGGCGAAGCGCTGGACTATGCCGCGACCGGCCGCAAGGGCATGAATTTCCACGATGCCCGCGGCAATCTTGCCAAGGTCTATCCCTACGCGCAGCTGCGCGAAGACGCGCTGACGACGGCCCGTCGCCTGATTGCCAGCGGCATCGGCAAGGGCGATCGCGTGGCCCTGATCGCCGAAACCGGTCCTGAATTCGCCGCCCTGTTCTGCGGTGCGGTCTATGCCGGTGCCTGGCCGGTGCCGCTGCCGCTGCCCACCAGCTTCGGCGGCAAGGAAAACTACATCGAACAGCTTGTCGTCCAGCTGCAAAGCTCGGACCCCAAGGTGCTGTTCTTCCCCGCCGAAATCGCCGAAATGGCCGGCGCTGCCGCCACCCGCCAGGGCTGCGAGGGCAAGGCCTGGGAAGATTTCGCCAATGAACCGGCGCCCGATTGCGCGCTGCCCCAGGCCAGCCCGGACGATATCTGCTACCTGCAGTATTCTTCCGGCTCGACCCGTTTCCCGCACGGCGTGGCGGTGACGCACGAAGCGCTGCTCAACAACCTGTCCGGCCACAGCCACGGCATGAAGCTGAGCCAGGGCGACCGCTGCATATCGTGGCTGCCGTGGTATCATGACATGGGCCTGGTCGGCTGCTTCCTGTCGCTGATCGCCAACCAGATCTCGGTCGATTATCTCAAGACCGAGGATTTTGCCCGCCGTCCCCTTGCCTGGCTGGACATGATCAGCCGCAATCCGGGCACTTCGTGCTCCTACTCGCCCACCTTCGGCTACGACATCTGCGCCCGCCGCATCTCCAGCCAGACCAACGTGGCCGAGCGTTTCGACCTTTCGCGCTGGCGCATCGCGGGCAACGGCGCAGACATGATCCGCCCTGACGTGATGCAGAACTTCGTCAATGCCTTTGCCCCGGCCGGATTCAAGGCCAGCGCCTTCCTGCCCAGCTATGGCCTGGCCGAAGCGACGCTGGCGGTTACCCTGATGCCCCCGGGCGAGGGCATCCGCGTCGAACTGGTCGAAGAAGAACGCCTTTCAGGCTGCACGCGCGACCTGTCGCGCCCGGCGCGCTACCGCGCCATCGTCAATTGCGGCAAGCCGGTAAAGGACATGGAAGTGGCGATCCGTGGCGAACACGACGAGGTGCTGCCTGATCACCACATCGGCAAGGTCTGGTGCAAGGGCCCCTCGGTCATGCACTCCTATTTCCGCGATCCGGAATCGACCGCGGCCTGCCTCGTCGATGGCTGGCTGGATACCGGCGACATGGGCTACATGGCCGATGGCTACCTGTTCATCGTCGGCCGCGCCAAGGACATGATCATCATCAACGGCAAGAACCACTGGCCCCAGGATATCGAATGGGCAGTGGAACAGTTGCCCGGCTTCAACCACGGCGACATCGCCGCCTTTGCGGTGGAGAGCGAGAATGGCGAGGAAGTGCCCGCCGTGCTCGTCCATTGCCGCGTCTCCGATCCCGAAGAGCGCGTGAAGCTGCACACGACGATCCGCGACAAGGTTCGCTCGATCACCGGCATGAACTGCGTGGTGGAACTGGTGCCGCCGCGCACCCTGCCGCGCACCAGCTCAGGCAAGCTGAGCCGCGCCAAGGCCAAGAAGCTTTACCTTTCGGGCGAGATCGAACCCTTCAAGCTGCTCGAAGCCGCCTGACCTTCCCCGTCAGGCGACTGCTTCTGCCTGTTCGGGCTCGGGCTTCCGCCAGCGCGGGGCCCGGGGCAGGACCACTAGCAGCAGCCCGCCAATCACGCAGCCCGCAGCACCGACCATCAGGAAGCTGTCGTAATTGCCCGAGGTGTCGTACATCCGCCCGGCAAGCAGCGGCCCGAGCCCGGTTGCCAGCGAAATGACGGCGGAGATCGTGCCATAGATCTTGCCGAAGTTCTTCATGCCGCCGTATTCGGCAGCGAAGAACAGGGTGATGTTGGTCTTGGTGCCGATGGCATAGCCGTTCATCAACATGGCAAAGACCACCAGCGGCATCGAGCGCGCGCCCTCCATCAACGGCACCATGGCCAGTGCACAGGCCGCCAGCGTCAGCCCGCCCACCCAGTTCGGGCGATAGCGATCGAGCAGCCAGCCGGTGGCGAGCTTGCCTGCCACGGCGGCAAGGCCGGAAAGGAACAGCAGTTGCGCCGCCTGGGCGCGGCCAATGCCGGATTCTGTCAGGATCGGGAACAGGTGGATCGAGAAGCCCTGCGTTACCGCCATGACAATGAAGGATGACGCCAGGATCATCCACAGAGCGGGGCTGCGCACGGCTTCCGGGATCGACAGCCCCGGCACGTCTGCCGGAACGTCCCCTGCCTGCCTTGCCGCCTCTGCCAGCGCCTTTTCCCGCTTGGAAAAACCATCGTGGAAGAACAGCAGGCAGACGATGAAGGTCAACGAGCCCCAGCCCAGCGCCATCCAGATATAGGCCTGCCGCCAGCCGAACCCTTCGATCAGCCAGTTGCCGAGCATCGGCACGATGCCTTGGGCGACGGCCGTGCCCGCCACGACCAGGCCCAGAGCCAGCCCGCGCGATTTCTCGAACTTGCGGGCAACGGCGGCGGACCAGATCGTGGACTTGATGGTCACCAGGATCATGCCGAAGATCACCCACATGGCGATCCACAGCGTTGCAGAACCGTTCATCAGGCCGAAGCTGGCCATGGCCACCGTGGTCAGCACGACGCCCGGCAAGGCCAGCCTGCGCGAACCGTACTTGTCGATCAGGATGCCGAAGAAGGGCGAAAGGAATGCCGTCATGGTCGTGGCGATGGCCGGTCCGGCAGACAAGGTCGTGCGATTCCAGCCGAATTCCTCGCCCAGCGGCTGCATGAAGATGCCGGCGCCAGACAGCATGACCGAGAACAGCGAGAAACCCAGGGAGGCCGAAAGGACGACAAGCCACCCTTGTGACCATTCCTCGCGTGCAGTGCGTGCGCCAGCTGCCATCTTCGCTTCTCTCCCGTCCTATAGGCGATAGGCTAGGCCAGGAACGGAGGAATGCAAAGCGCCCCCATCGTCCTCCCGTCGCAGCATCTTGGCGGCGATGCTTCAGCGGTGTCGCATTTGTGTCGGGGAAGAAATAAAATGACCGGAATCCGCGTCAGCGCCAGCCCTCAGCATCGGCACCAGCCATGTCGTGATGCCCCGCCAGCAGGCGACCGTGCTTGCCAATTACCTGCTTGAAGTGGCACATGCCACGCCGCCCCCAGCCCGCCGGGGCCGCATCGGCCACTGGTTTGGAGGCCAGCTCTGTCTTACGCTAATAATACAGCTTGAACTGACACGCGGTTGGACCCATGTTGTCGCTCGTAACCTGCAAGGGAAACGAGGAAACCATGGCCACGACCCCCACTGCCGCTGCTGAACCGGCGATCACCCTGACGCCGCCCGATCCGGTTCCCGTGGTCGCCCCGGAACGGGCTGCGGGCCTGGTTCCCGTGGCCGACGAGAAAAAGTCCGCGCTCGAGGCCAAGGCCGATGCCTTTGTGGCGGACCTGATCGCACAGGATGCCAACAGCCCCGAATTCGGCAAGCGGATCGACCAGCTGACTAACATGGGCCGCAAGGAGATCGCGGCGGCTGCCGGAATGGCCAACCGTTTCCTCGACCGGCCGGTGCGTGCGATGGACAAGGATTCGGGCGTCGGCGCCAACCTTGCCGAGCTGCGTCGCACCGTGGAGGAACTCGATCCGGGCCGGAACGGCAAGCTCTCCACGGGCCGCAAGTTCCTGGGCATCATCCCCTTCGGCAACAGCCTGAAGCGCTATTTCAATTCCTACCAGTCGGCGCAGACGCACATCCAGTCGATCCTCGGCCACCTTGCCTCGGGCAAGGACGAGCTGCTGATGGACAATGCCGCGATCGACGTGGAACGGCAGAAGCTGTGGGAAGCGATGGGCAACCTTGAGCAGATGATCCACATCAGCCGGACGCTCGATGCCAAGCTTGAGGAAGCCGCTGCCGACCTTGATGCCACCGATCCGGCGAAGGCCAAGGCCGTGCGCGAAACGGCGCTGTTCTACACCCGCCAGCGCACGCAGGACCTGCTGACGCAGATGGCGGTGACCGTGCAGGGCTACCTTGCGCTCGACCTGGTGAAGAAGAACAATGTCGAACTGGTGAAGGGCGTCGATCGCGCCAGCACCACCACCGTCGGCGCGCTGCGCACGGCGGTGACGGTGGCCCAGGCCATGACCAACCAGCGGCTTGTTCTGCAACAGATCACCGCGCTTAACGAGACGACGGCGAATATCATCGATTCGACCGGCACCCTGCTGAAAGAGCAGACCGCGAAGATTCACGAGCAGGCGGCCAGCTCGACCATCCCGATGGAGACCCTGCAACGGGCATTCCAGAACATCTATGACACGATGGACAATATCGACACCTTCAAGGTGAAGGCGCTCGATGCGATGAAGCAGACGGTGACGACGCTGACCGCCGAGGTCGAAAAGTCCAAGGGCTACATCGCCCGGGCAGAGGGCGCGGCGCAGGCGGCCAAGTCTGTCGAAGGCCCCAGCATCCTGAGCCTGGAGGGCTGAACCCTTGCCTTCGCCTGCACAGAACAGCGATGCCATCATGCGGGCGGCCGGACAAAGCCTGGCGCACCAGCGGGCCGGCGGCCGCCGGGTCGGCTCGATCGGACGGCAATCGGCCCGGCTGAAACGCGGCCACCTGGCAAAAAAGATCGGCCGCATCCTGCTGGCCGTGGGTGGCATCTGGCTCGCCAGCTCGCTGCTGAGCCTGTTCATTACCCCCATCGGCCTGCTCGGCCTGGTGGGGACAGTGCTGCTCTCGTTCATCGCCGTTGG
This window encodes:
- a CDS encoding fatty acyl-AMP ligase, whose protein sequence is MNDTTLVPTPNSDDLPQRRADFRTFGEALDYAATGRKGMNFHDARGNLAKVYPYAQLREDALTTARRLIASGIGKGDRVALIAETGPEFAALFCGAVYAGAWPVPLPLPTSFGGKENYIEQLVVQLQSSDPKVLFFPAEIAEMAGAAATRQGCEGKAWEDFANEPAPDCALPQASPDDICYLQYSSGSTRFPHGVAVTHEALLNNLSGHSHGMKLSQGDRCISWLPWYHDMGLVGCFLSLIANQISVDYLKTEDFARRPLAWLDMISRNPGTSCSYSPTFGYDICARRISSQTNVAERFDLSRWRIAGNGADMIRPDVMQNFVNAFAPAGFKASAFLPSYGLAEATLAVTLMPPGEGIRVELVEEERLSGCTRDLSRPARYRAIVNCGKPVKDMEVAIRGEHDEVLPDHHIGKVWCKGPSVMHSYFRDPESTAACLVDGWLDTGDMGYMADGYLFIVGRAKDMIIINGKNHWPQDIEWAVEQLPGFNHGDIAAFAVESENGEEVPAVLVHCRVSDPEERVKLHTTIRDKVRSITGMNCVVELVPPRTLPRTSSGKLSRAKAKKLYLSGEIEPFKLLEAA
- a CDS encoding MFS transporter translates to MAAGARTAREEWSQGWLVVLSASLGFSLFSVMLSGAGIFMQPLGEEFGWNRTTLSAGPAIATTMTAFLSPFFGILIDKYGSRRLALPGVVLTTVAMASFGLMNGSATLWIAMWVIFGMILVTIKSTIWSAAVARKFEKSRGLALGLVVAGTAVAQGIVPMLGNWLIEGFGWRQAYIWMALGWGSLTFIVCLLFFHDGFSKREKALAEAARQAGDVPADVPGLSIPEAVRSPALWMILASSFIVMAVTQGFSIHLFPILTESGIGRAQAAQLLFLSGLAAVAGKLATGWLLDRYRPNWVGGLTLAACALAMVPLMEGARSMPLVVFAMLMNGYAIGTKTNITLFFAAEYGGMKNFGKIYGTISAVISLATGLGPLLAGRMYDTSGNYDSFLMVGAAGCVIGGLLLVVLPRAPRWRKPEPEQAEAVA
- a CDS encoding toxic anion resistance protein — its product is MATTPTAAAEPAITLTPPDPVPVVAPERAAGLVPVADEKKSALEAKADAFVADLIAQDANSPEFGKRIDQLTNMGRKEIAAAAGMANRFLDRPVRAMDKDSGVGANLAELRRTVEELDPGRNGKLSTGRKFLGIIPFGNSLKRYFNSYQSAQTHIQSILGHLASGKDELLMDNAAIDVERQKLWEAMGNLEQMIHISRTLDAKLEEAAADLDATDPAKAKAVRETALFYTRQRTQDLLTQMAVTVQGYLALDLVKKNNVELVKGVDRASTTTVGALRTAVTVAQAMTNQRLVLQQITALNETTANIIDSTGTLLKEQTAKIHEQAASSTIPMETLQRAFQNIYDTMDNIDTFKVKALDAMKQTVTTLTAEVEKSKGYIARAEGAAQAAKSVEGPSILSLEG